In Chitinophaga sp. HK235, a single window of DNA contains:
- a CDS encoding AraC family transcriptional regulator: MKTDLFIKNMVCPRCLKVVRSVLEGAGLTVADIQLGKATVEEKLTEQQLQGISSALQAEGFLLIDDKKQQLVAAIKNIVVETVHYSELDEMRENFSTLLAGKLQKDYHYLSSLFSEMEGVTIEQYIIQQKIERVKELLEYNELSLSEISYKMGYSSVAHLSAQFKKVTGLTPSQYKQLKTPNRIPLDKL; encoded by the coding sequence TTGAAAACAGATCTGTTCATAAAAAATATGGTTTGTCCGCGCTGTCTCAAAGTGGTTAGATCGGTGCTGGAAGGGGCTGGACTTACTGTTGCAGATATACAATTAGGTAAAGCTACGGTGGAAGAAAAGCTTACTGAGCAACAGTTGCAGGGAATTTCATCAGCTTTGCAGGCGGAAGGCTTTCTGTTGATTGACGATAAAAAACAACAGCTGGTAGCCGCCATCAAAAATATTGTTGTAGAAACCGTGCATTATTCTGAGCTGGATGAAATGAGAGAAAATTTCTCCACACTGTTGGCAGGCAAATTGCAAAAGGATTACCATTATCTCAGCAGCCTCTTCTCTGAAATGGAAGGAGTAACCATCGAGCAGTATATCATCCAGCAGAAAATTGAACGGGTGAAAGAACTCCTGGAATACAATGAACTGAGTTTGAGTGAAATCAGCTACAAGATGGGCTACAGCAGTGTAGCACATCTGTCGGCACAATTCAAAAAAGTGACCGGCCTCACTCCAAGCCAGTACAAGCAGTTGAAAACGCCCAATCGTATTCCACTGGACAAATTATAA